GCAGGAGGAACGGGTCCCGTGTCCATGCAACACCGAGTTTATCAAATTGTTCTTTATCAAATCTCTGCGGCATTACTGCCTTTCCATCTTTTGAAGGGATGCCGGGTACTGCTGCCCCGGGCTTTGCCGGTGTCACTGCCGGCGCTGTCTGCGCAGGGGCCTGGGCTGCCGGCGCCGCTGCCGGCACAGGTGTGGGCGTCTTCTTCTTGCCGGTAAAAAATTGTATGTACCCGGCGAGGAGTATCCCAAGGATGCCTATGATGACAATCGGTTTACTTACCTTCAAACATCTTCCCCTTCAATGCCTTGAACTCAATGATGTATTTGCCGGTCAGCAGAGGATATTGCTTCTCGTTATAGGAGATCCGCGCCTTTTGAACGCCCCTGAAGGCAATCCTTTTTGAAAGTTCCTCGAAAAATCTTCCCGTCTCAAGGAATCCGCCTTTTAACTCAAACTCAAAGACAGGGCTGATGATATTAGACTTTTGTTCCGTATCGATCGTGGAGTGGATGCTGACCACATTGTCTATTATGACCCCCCGGTTCCGGGCAGCCCTTGATATCTCTCTGATGAAATCTGGCATCTTTTCGATCAGGGGCGCCTGCGTCTTGAACTCGTTCAGGGATTCTTTCCATTTCTCATCAGATTTCGCCTGTTGGGATATTGTTGCTATCGATGCCTCTACCTGCTTCCTCTCCTGCTTAACGGATTCCAGGGATCTTGCCCGGTTCTTGACCTGAGAGGAAAATGGCAGATACACAGCGAATACCCAGATGATAATGAGGGCAATTGGTATACCATACCATATATAGATCGACTTAAATTTCATATCTCACGCACCGCGAGGTGATGGTAAATTCCATGACCTGTTTGCCTTTCAGTGTTTTCATCTCTTTATTGGTGAGCTCCACATCCTGGACAAAACCTGATTTTTTTAAGGTAAGCATGAGGTTAAACAACGTCAATTCGAGGCTGTCCGCTTCTCCCATGATATAGCCCTTTAATACCAGCGGGTACTCGTTTCCTGATGTCTTCGCCGTTGCCTGCGCAGGCGATCCCGGGGCGACTTTGGGGACGGGGACACCCTGCCCTACGGGGATTGGCGGCGGGAGAAGCTGGGTTGAGGACGGGGCTGCCGATACCGGATTGTCTTCGCCAAATTCAATTGACTTGAGATAAACATCCCGTGGTAATTGCGAAGAGAGGAACTTCAAGAGGGTGACAAATGTAAGGTCCTTTTTCTGGATCTCGTTTTTGACCATCAGGATTTCATTGTAGTTCACGGCGGTCTGAGCAGGGGCGGAAAGTTTTTTGACCCCTTCCTTTATCTTTTCGAGATTACCCTTTTCAAGGGTGAGTTTCAGGTTGGCGTTGCTCAACATGCCCCACATGGCGAACGATAAAAGGAAAAGTATTACCACAACGCCAATCGTCCCGATAACAACCAGATTTTTGTATGATTTTTCCCGGCCCTTTTGCAGTACCCGCTCCGGCAAAAGGTTAGGGAACCCCCCTGTTTTGCTCACAGCCAGCGTATACGCCGGTATATACTCCGCCTCGATATCGGGCACATTTTCAAGGGATAATACCTCTTCAACGAGCGATTCCTTCATCCTCTCGAGGAATTTCGGAATCTTCGATCCGCGTCCCGATATAAACACCTTTGAAACCGGTTTATCAGGGTACCGCTGATTATACACGCTCAGTGTTCTGAGGATCTCGCCTTCAAGCCTTTCAAAAGGCAGGCGCATTATCTCTGCGAGTTCCTCATCGAAACCCCTCTCACGCTTATACTGCTCTGCCTGGTCATAGGAAAGTCCCGGTCCGCTCATCAGTGCGTCGGAAAAGCTCTCGGAGGCTGTGAGGATCTCCCGCGCGAACATGAGTCTTTTCGCATTCGCAATATAGAGGCCCGTCCTCCGCCCGCCAACATCGATAATTGCCGTCGAACTATTTCCGTTCTCACCTATGGCATTGACGTATGCGAATGCGATATCGGTAATAATGCTGACATTATGGAAACCAACGTTCTCAAAGACAGAGAGGAGGCTATTGATATAATGCTTGGGCGCCCCCACAAAAAGGACCTCATCTTTATTGACCCCTTTCTCGTCGATCTCCCCAAGCATCAGGTGCTCATATATCATATCATCGAGGGGCGTGGTCAGGATCTTGGTGGTAGACCAGTTGAGGACGTCTTTTTGTTCCTTTTTCGGAAGGATCGGGATGGTGAAGGTCTTCTTGATGATCTCCTGGGAGCTTATACCTATGGCGACTTCTACATCGTCCCCTTCTTTGACCTTGATATCAGCGAGTATCATCTCAAGGTCATCAAAACTGCCCTTATAGGGATAATCGCCTGACGAGACCGCAGACCATTTACCCATGGCCTCTTTGGCCTTTACGTACTTTACGCTGACAGTCCCTATGTCGATCCCTAAGATATCCACGCCGTTTTCCTAAAAGTATTGATTATAACATAGTGGTTAACCGTTTTGCGAATATTACAATGCTCTAAATGTTTTGAATTCCGTATAACAACCCCTCCCTCTCACACAATATTTACCAATTTCTCATTACATTATAGATGTTTGCATAGTTTCCTGAGATATGTCAACAAGAAAATGCTGTATCATACCAATTTTTCTAATGAAATTTGTTTGCCTAAGAACTGGGGTCAGGTCTTTTATCTTGCATTTCATCTTTTCTCACGGTTCCGGATCAGATTACTCACCGTTGCATAGTGAAGACCAAGGAAGTCAGCCACCTCTTTCTGCGTATAGCCATACTTTATGCAGGCATCATAGATAGCTTTGTTTCGTTCCTGCTTCCGTTGTTTCATGGTGTCCGTGAAGAGGTATTCTAAGGAAGGCCTGTCGGCAAATCGCTGGGATCTTGGCACCTCCTGCAACGCATCATACTTTCCCAGAGTCTTTTTGCATTGCTCAATAAACTCTTTCTCTCCGAGAAAGATCTGCCCTCTTACATTCTTCCAGAGCGTAGTATCATGAATACCCTTCATAACAAAATCTTTGAATAATCTTTGGGCGCGCTTTTTCTGATCACTGAACTGCCCGAGCACCCAGCCTGTCGTGAGATACTCCTCCGGTTTTTCCTTTCCCGTCGTTGCATGATAACTGCTCCATTTCCAAGCATCGGGGGTTCCAACTATTTTTGCCCGTACGGGGTTGAGGAGCACATACCTGCAGAGTTGGAGGAGGTAGTTGTCCTTATCGACGATGATCGCCTTGAATCTGCCCTGGAAAATATGGCCAGTTTTCTTGTATCGCCAGTTATACTTCTGGGTGTAGACGCCGTTGAGATGCTTCATGCCACGGGAAAGGTTGCCTTCAGGGGTTTCAATGATCAGGTGGTAATGATTGTCCATCAGGCAATAGCCATGGCATATCCAGTGATACCGCGTGACGGTCTTCCCCATGAGGTCAAGGAAATATATTCTGTCCGTATCACTTCTGAATATCTTCTGCCGGGCATTGCCACAGGAGGTAACGTGGTAGAGGGCGCCGGGGTATTCGATGCGGAGCGGACGGGCCATTAAGGTAGGATAGCAAAGAACAGATGGGAAAACAAGAAAATGTTAAAATAAAAGACCTGACCCCAATGGTGCAGTGCAATGGTGCACGTCGGACCTCAATTTACGTACCAGTTATGGGGCAGGTGTCTATGGTTTGAAAGTCAGCCTGAATTTCCATACATCCGCTTTCTGGGTAGCTCCTCCCGATGCCGTTGTCCAGCCGAAAAGGAATTTACTGAATGCGGTATTGTATGTCGTGTCAAGCGTGACAGTTCTATCTAAT
The nucleotide sequence above comes from Syntrophorhabdaceae bacterium. Encoded proteins:
- the pilO gene encoding type 4a pilus biogenesis protein PilO gives rise to the protein MKFKSIYIWYGIPIALIIIWVFAVYLPFSSQVKNRARSLESVKQERKQVEASIATISQQAKSDEKWKESLNEFKTQAPLIEKMPDFIREISRAARNRGVIIDNVVSIHSTIDTEQKSNIISPVFEFELKGGFLETGRFFEELSKRIAFRGVQKARISYNEKQYPLLTGKYIIEFKALKGKMFEGK
- the pilM gene encoding pilus assembly protein PilM encodes the protein MDILGIDIGTVSVKYVKAKEAMGKWSAVSSGDYPYKGSFDDLEMILADIKVKEGDDVEVAIGISSQEIIKKTFTIPILPKKEQKDVLNWSTTKILTTPLDDMIYEHLMLGEIDEKGVNKDEVLFVGAPKHYINSLLSVFENVGFHNVSIITDIAFAYVNAIGENGNSSTAIIDVGGRRTGLYIANAKRLMFAREILTASESFSDALMSGPGLSYDQAEQYKRERGFDEELAEIMRLPFERLEGEILRTLSVYNQRYPDKPVSKVFISGRGSKIPKFLERMKESLVEEVLSLENVPDIEAEYIPAYTLAVSKTGGFPNLLPERVLQKGREKSYKNLVVIGTIGVVVILFLLSFAMWGMLSNANLKLTLEKGNLEKIKEGVKKLSAPAQTAVNYNEILMVKNEIQKKDLTFVTLLKFLSSQLPRDVYLKSIEFGEDNPVSAAPSSTQLLPPPIPVGQGVPVPKVAPGSPAQATAKTSGNEYPLVLKGYIMGEADSLELTLFNLMLTLKKSGFVQDVELTNKEMKTLKGKQVMEFTITSRCVRYEI
- a CDS encoding transposase; the encoded protein is MARPLRIEYPGALYHVTSCGNARQKIFRSDTDRIYFLDLMGKTVTRYHWICHGYCLMDNHYHLIIETPEGNLSRGMKHLNGVYTQKYNWRYKKTGHIFQGRFKAIIVDKDNYLLQLCRYVLLNPVRAKIVGTPDAWKWSSYHATTGKEKPEEYLTTGWVLGQFSDQKKRAQRLFKDFVMKGIHDTTLWKNVRGQIFLGEKEFIEQCKKTLGKYDALQEVPRSQRFADRPSLEYLFTDTMKQRKQERNKAIYDACIKYGYTQKEVADFLGLHYATVSNLIRNREKR